The Acidianus infernus genome window below encodes:
- a CDS encoding aldose 1-epimerase, protein MHIQKGDTEAEILDKGAYLYSFKVKSKDILLEGRERQTRGGMALLIPFANRIKGGEYYWRGKKYELPKNSEGNAIHGLVRDKIWDVESLKSDEVTLSLYLTDPGYPSPLFIKVKYSLDSSSLTTVITVKNEGEDAPLVVGAHPYFMVKGNWRIFPNKAKRLIMKDKIPTGEMEDFTITQGEYDDCFLLKGNVTLISDYSKVMIEKENMDFVQIYTGQPSAVAVEPMSGAPDAFHNGIGLIILKEGETATFTFKISVRL, encoded by the coding sequence ATGCACATTCAAAAAGGAGATACGGAAGCTGAAATTCTAGATAAGGGTGCTTATTTGTATTCATTCAAAGTTAAATCAAAGGATATACTGCTAGAAGGTAGGGAGAGACAAACTAGAGGGGGAATGGCTTTACTAATCCCTTTTGCTAACAGAATAAAAGGAGGAGAATATTACTGGAGAGGTAAAAAGTACGAACTCCCTAAGAATTCTGAAGGAAACGCAATACATGGCTTAGTAAGGGATAAAATATGGGACGTTGAAAGTTTAAAAAGTGACGAAGTAACCCTTTCCCTTTACTTAACGGATCCAGGCTATCCGTCTCCTCTCTTTATCAAGGTAAAGTACTCCCTTGACTCCTCTTCATTGACCACAGTTATCACTGTGAAAAATGAGGGCGAAGACGCTCCCCTAGTCGTAGGAGCTCATCCTTACTTCATGGTTAAGGGAAATTGGAGGATTTTCCCTAATAAAGCTAAAAGGCTCATAATGAAGGATAAAATACCTACCGGAGAAATGGAAGATTTTACAATAACTCAAGGAGAGTACGACGATTGTTTTCTACTTAAAGGTAATGTAACTTTAATTTCTGATTATTCAAAAGTAATGATAGAAAAGGAAAATATGGACTTTGTTCAAATATACACCGGACAACCTTCTGCGGTAGCTGTAGAGCCTATGAGCGGTGCTCCCGATGCATTTCATAATGGCATAGGGTTAATAATTCTAAAGGAAGGAGAAACTGCAACTTTTACTTTCAAGATTTCTGTGAGACTTTAG
- a CDS encoding DUF2173 family protein, giving the protein MSEEKLEKLMKLKGAIAAGEFKENGELAGYKGPMPEDLAKLVAMMCAANSLMAKTEAESFTKISGMKWTPLIGWAVAAGEYAVCVVGRYGVFVKVNEADFNEIFKTLREVAGI; this is encoded by the coding sequence ATGTCTGAAGAAAAGTTAGAAAAACTAATGAAATTAAAAGGAGCGATAGCAGCAGGAGAGTTTAAGGAGAACGGCGAATTGGCGGGATATAAAGGACCAATGCCGGAAGATTTAGCAAAGTTGGTAGCTATGATGTGCGCTGCAAATTCACTGATGGCAAAAACGGAAGCGGAATCTTTCACTAAAATAAGCGGGATGAAGTGGACTCCACTAATAGGTTGGGCAGTAGCTGCAGGAGAATACGCAGTCTGTGTAGTCGGGAGATATGGAGTGTTCGTGAAAGTGAATGAGGCAGATTTTAATGAAATATTCAAAACTTTAAGAGAAGTAGCAGGAATTTGA
- a CDS encoding molybdopterin dinucleotide binding domain-containing protein — MSSSSTQYTGVPNSKVPLPPTSAERYFATCRFCNVGCGYDIFVFPVGQEGQPTAGQNGIQYNFIDYVFTVNGEPRKLKEYKADYTSPLQPLSALTGTPWIGEGMVTRTMRYNPSKQTWEEVWIEEIPSPECPVNQGNYSTRGGRNAQRNWSPFSDVASGFAVYQSRIKTPLIRWNGSLQPVGWSYAIKVAAKILKYYMDNETFEYPVGPGAVQVLAIRADHGGGQGGGVFSNLMPGLLLHMGLATPFVRFHYQVAFSFTQDALMEATNGNGTDTASMLDITIADNLILWGINEYTTSTVNLIQHIFDNISGSTLDRKQAWFDTGEPALPANIIIVEARPSETVKAVTAKLGVSVQDAMQGYDITAGTVYNGQYNPNHQYVVFAQVNPGTDAELANAIAAYIYYTYPDVVNHFITMYQNASQYGFTFNKQTYQYYIQYLQSKSLDEWLSEASQITGVPQSVIQLIGDIIAAPKTNSSGQSFYKRTLIEFEKGVIWSGNYTPIYAIANLGIISGALSGRPGCGVSTGFGHQRGAAFPAPPPPPWSSNLNAPRNYWIQMHEYVPQQLQAQGQTVTGTAIAEFIKNFYNQYTSTLVPQVYQDNPVIDYLIYSGYGKVLWVFTANPYKLTMSGEKLSQVIDNRAHLLQECVENTINLGIPSSNTNSQILSGQYNTQNVGAPLPNFPDPDTYANAVISCLSGSNAVPGALFVVGNDIILPQNGVLERAAHLILPSASNHGETYEIRWNGHDRRLRLDEVYHSPPGSAMPDVWIYAMIAYEIYQLYQAEGKQNSPQAQRIYQAFNQIWNSLSTHMIQNSQPLSLISSYSEFYYDYDWFNIYNDIWKYYVANGPINFKSWPYGYIVPHWAPGWAQIDLNDLKAARTIGVQLPILGKITNPDGSFSLYGLVNYAEPAINGEFRVEEVTIDPNQAITVGTTPSGQTITLPLITRKVTYISINDLQSMFGYSWNDLLPYVINGFNPFPTPYVGIFGYAAQLQSKYKYWLNNGRWNIIFQSGWIDYQIPEILQRVPYPIVMMSSTDAQNEGLQNGDIVELYNDYGSVDAIVWISDTVPPGQLFLAMAFEVKPGANNATTPTVDPVTDNQMVKWSWVNIKKIGTLSEETKARLTFSPVSFHLPS, encoded by the coding sequence ATGAGTTCCTCAAGTACTCAATACACTGGAGTGCCTAATAGTAAAGTTCCATTACCGCCGACTTCTGCAGAAAGATATTTTGCAACTTGCAGATTCTGTAATGTAGGTTGCGGATACGACATATTTGTCTTTCCAGTTGGACAAGAAGGTCAACCAACGGCTGGACAGAATGGAATACAGTATAACTTCATTGACTATGTATTTACTGTAAATGGTGAACCTAGGAAATTAAAAGAATACAAAGCCGATTATACATCCCCACTACAACCTCTTTCAGCATTAACAGGGACTCCTTGGATAGGAGAAGGAATGGTAACCAGGACAATGAGATATAATCCATCAAAGCAAACTTGGGAGGAAGTTTGGATAGAAGAAATTCCAAGCCCAGAATGCCCGGTGAACCAAGGTAATTATTCCACCAGAGGAGGAAGAAATGCTCAAAGGAACTGGAGTCCATTCAGCGACGTAGCCTCTGGTTTTGCCGTTTATCAATCAAGGATAAAGACGCCATTGATAAGGTGGAACGGTAGTTTACAGCCAGTTGGTTGGAGTTACGCGATTAAGGTAGCGGCAAAAATACTTAAATATTACATGGATAATGAAACCTTCGAATACCCTGTTGGTCCCGGTGCTGTTCAAGTTCTGGCTATAAGGGCAGACCACGGCGGAGGCCAAGGTGGAGGAGTATTTAGCAACTTAATGCCTGGATTATTACTTCACATGGGATTAGCTACTCCATTCGTAAGGTTTCATTATCAAGTAGCGTTCTCATTCACGCAAGATGCACTAATGGAAGCGACTAACGGTAACGGTACTGACACTGCAAGTATGCTCGATATTACTATAGCAGACAACCTAATCTTGTGGGGAATTAATGAATATACTACGTCTACGGTTAATTTAATCCAGCACATATTTGATAATATTAGTGGTAGTACTCTAGATAGGAAACAAGCGTGGTTTGATACCGGTGAACCTGCATTACCTGCAAACATTATAATAGTCGAAGCAAGACCTTCCGAGACAGTTAAGGCCGTAACTGCAAAGCTAGGAGTTAGTGTACAAGATGCGATGCAAGGTTATGATATAACTGCGGGAACTGTTTATAATGGTCAATACAATCCTAATCACCAATACGTAGTTTTCGCTCAAGTTAATCCCGGAACAGATGCTGAGTTGGCAAACGCTATTGCAGCATACATTTATTATACTTATCCTGACGTAGTTAATCATTTCATCACAATGTATCAAAATGCCAGCCAATACGGTTTTACATTCAATAAGCAGACCTACCAGTATTACATACAATACTTACAATCAAAGTCTCTAGACGAATGGCTATCAGAAGCTTCACAAATAACTGGAGTTCCGCAAAGTGTCATTCAGCTAATAGGAGACATTATTGCTGCACCTAAGACTAATAGTAGCGGGCAATCATTCTATAAGAGAACCCTAATAGAGTTTGAAAAAGGAGTAATATGGTCTGGTAATTATACGCCGATTTACGCCATAGCTAACCTAGGAATAATTAGTGGTGCATTATCTGGAAGACCGGGCTGTGGTGTGTCAACAGGTTTCGGACATCAGAGAGGAGCAGCATTCCCAGCACCTCCCCCACCACCGTGGTCAAGTAACTTAAATGCCCCTAGAAACTACTGGATTCAAATGCACGAATATGTTCCGCAGCAATTACAAGCACAAGGTCAAACTGTTACCGGCACTGCTATAGCAGAGTTCATTAAGAACTTCTATAACCAATACACATCTACATTAGTGCCTCAAGTATATCAAGATAATCCTGTCATTGATTACCTAATCTATAGCGGTTATGGAAAAGTACTCTGGGTATTCACTGCCAATCCTTACAAGCTTACTATGAGCGGTGAAAAATTAAGCCAAGTAATTGATAATAGAGCTCACTTATTACAGGAATGCGTAGAAAATACCATTAATCTAGGAATACCTTCTTCAAACACTAACTCACAAATACTCAGCGGACAATATAATACCCAGAACGTTGGTGCACCATTACCTAACTTCCCAGACCCAGACACTTATGCGAATGCAGTAATTTCATGTCTCAGTGGGTCAAATGCTGTTCCTGGAGCACTATTCGTTGTAGGTAATGATATAATATTACCGCAAAACGGAGTTCTTGAGAGAGCAGCTCATTTAATATTACCTTCAGCTTCAAATCACGGAGAAACTTATGAAATAAGATGGAACGGACACGATAGAAGACTTAGACTGGACGAGGTTTACCACTCTCCACCAGGGAGTGCTATGCCGGACGTTTGGATTTACGCCATGATTGCTTACGAGATTTATCAACTATATCAAGCAGAAGGAAAGCAGAATTCGCCACAAGCTCAAAGGATTTACCAGGCCTTCAACCAAATCTGGAATTCCCTGAGTACTCACATGATACAAAACTCTCAACCTTTATCGTTAATCAGCAGTTATTCTGAGTTTTACTATGACTACGATTGGTTTAATATTTACAACGATATCTGGAAGTACTACGTAGCAAATGGACCTATAAACTTTAAGTCCTGGCCTTATGGATATATTGTACCACACTGGGCTCCAGGATGGGCTCAAATAGATTTAAACGACCTCAAGGCTGCAAGGACTATAGGAGTTCAATTACCGATACTCGGTAAGATTACTAATCCAGATGGTAGCTTTAGCCTTTACGGCTTAGTTAATTATGCAGAGCCAGCAATTAACGGAGAATTCAGAGTTGAAGAAGTAACAATTGATCCTAATCAAGCAATTACAGTAGGAACTACTCCCTCTGGACAGACAATAACGTTACCACTCATAACTAGGAAAGTGACATACATAAGTATTAACGATTTACAGTCAATGTTCGGTTACAGCTGGAATGATCTATTACCTTACGTGATTAACGGATTTAACCCATTCCCAACGCCTTATGTAGGAATCTTCGGTTACGCTGCACAATTACAGAGTAAATACAAGTACTGGTTAAATAACGGTAGATGGAACATAATCTTCCAGTCCGGATGGATAGACTATCAAATCCCAGAAATATTACAAAGGGTTCCTTACCCAATAGTCATGATGAGTTCTACTGACGCCCAGAACGAAGGATTGCAGAACGGAGATATTGTAGAACTTTATAACGACTATGGTTCAGTGGATGCAATAGTTTGGATTTCTGACACTGTGCCTCCTGGTCAGTTATTCCTAGCAATGGCATTCGAAGTTAAGCCTGGAGCAAATAACGCTACTACACCCACGGTTGACCCAGTAACTGACAACCAAATGGTAAAGTGGAGCTGGGTTAATATAAAGAAGATAGGTACACTGTCTGAGGAAACTAAGGCAAGGCTAACCTTCAGTCCAGTAAGCTTCCATTTACCGTCGTGA
- a CDS encoding arsenate reductase (azurin) small subunit produces MSTEKKNEGKKPDPDRRAIIIGGAAAVAGVAAGIVIGSQAFPKLLTKTEVQPEVTKEVVPQYITKTVTQVEKYVKQLVANVSDFPTAGTTKMTTYMGYQVILIKTGVPSIGGVGPDNDIVGFSGYCAHMGYPLSYDPNTNCLLCTMHFSQYDVTKGGMQVIGHPNQYLAQLILEYDSSSGNIYALGFNKLVYGAYNNVLQGTTSGGVSS; encoded by the coding sequence ATGTCTACCGAAAAGAAAAATGAGGGCAAGAAGCCCGATCCAGATAGGAGAGCTATAATAATAGGTGGAGCAGCAGCAGTGGCAGGAGTAGCCGCAGGAATAGTAATAGGTAGTCAAGCTTTTCCAAAACTACTTACTAAAACAGAAGTACAGCCAGAAGTTACTAAAGAGGTAGTTCCACAATATATAACAAAAACTGTAACACAAGTAGAGAAATATGTAAAGCAATTAGTAGCAAATGTAAGTGACTTCCCAACTGCAGGAACTACAAAAATGACTACCTACATGGGTTATCAAGTTATTTTAATCAAGACAGGAGTTCCTTCAATAGGGGGAGTAGGTCCAGATAACGATATTGTTGGTTTTAGCGGATATTGTGCACACATGGGTTATCCGTTAAGCTACGATCCCAACACTAACTGCTTATTATGTACAATGCACTTCTCTCAATACGATGTAACTAAAGGTGGAATGCAAGTTATAGGACATCCTAACCAATACTTGGCACAACTAATTCTAGAATATGATTCCAGCTCTGGAAATATTTACGCATTAGGTTTTAACAAGTTAGTTTACGGAGCATACAATAACGTTTTACAAGGTACAACAAGTGGGGGTGTGAGTTCATGA
- a CDS encoding sulfocyanin-like copper-binding protein, translating to MNKAVSTSVVIVVAIALILVAVAGYYLATRSPIPVGTTTLPPSTVSTVTMSTTPVTTTTTSVTTSVLPPGARPLPYNPSTKTVYLYIASLDSGSPYNFNGTSDGELHIFIPAGWKVCVIYTNYEPIDHNFIIVKNTTAVPHCSIIPSSNIILYVGVSSSNYFDSGISSGASATGSIVLSPGYYWFACGYEDHAESGMWGVIECSSSITQPYYEVTNEEIEEDEEDEE from the coding sequence ATGAACAAAGCCGTATCTACTTCCGTGGTAATAGTTGTGGCAATAGCGTTAATATTAGTGGCAGTAGCAGGATATTATTTAGCAACTAGATCTCCTATACCAGTAGGCACAACAACATTACCACCTTCTACTGTATCAACGGTGACTATGTCCACTACCCCCGTTACAACAACTACAACCTCAGTAACGACGTCAGTATTACCACCCGGAGCTAGGCCGTTGCCTTATAATCCTTCTACTAAGACTGTTTATTTGTATATTGCTAGTTTGGATAGTGGTTCTCCGTATAATTTTAACGGAACTTCTGACGGTGAGTTGCATATCTTTATTCCCGCAGGTTGGAAGGTTTGTGTGATTTATACTAATTATGAGCCAATTGATCATAATTTCATTATTGTAAAGAATACTACTGCAGTACCACATTGTAGTATAATACCGTCCTCAAACATTATATTATACGTTGGAGTATCAAGCAGTAACTACTTCGACTCAGGAATATCCTCAGGAGCATCAGCAACAGGATCAATAGTACTATCACCAGGCTACTACTGGTTCGCTTGCGGATATGAAGACCACGCAGAAAGCGGAATGTGGGGAGTAATAGAATGCTCATCATCAATAACACAACCATACTACGAAGTAACCAATGAAGAAATAGAAGAAGATGAAGAAGACGAAGAATAA
- a CDS encoding peroxiredoxin codes for MESKRKLGLVFASGASNRICCVAIYGGAALAAGWEVILHLVNEGVVAFRKDVLPKLNTLGLEMTIKPEFYTPYTDQFLKNVENAVKNGQLKDWYSFLKQLKMDYKDSFRIYACPVASAFYNVKKEDLVDIVDDIKGAETFLEEVYGGVVMYI; via the coding sequence ATGGAGTCAAAAAGGAAATTGGGTTTGGTTTTCGCATCTGGAGCATCAAATAGAATATGTTGCGTTGCAATATATGGAGGGGCGGCATTAGCTGCAGGATGGGAAGTAATACTACACCTAGTAAATGAAGGAGTAGTGGCTTTTAGAAAAGATGTTCTACCTAAATTAAACACTCTTGGACTAGAAATGACAATAAAGCCAGAATTTTATACGCCTTATACAGACCAATTCTTAAAGAACGTAGAAAATGCTGTGAAAAACGGTCAACTTAAAGATTGGTATTCATTCCTAAAACAATTAAAGATGGACTATAAGGATTCCTTCAGAATTTACGCATGTCCCGTAGCTTCAGCCTTTTATAATGTTAAAAAAGAGGATCTAGTAGATATAGTTGATGACATAAAAGGAGCTGAGACATTTCTTGAAGAAGTTTATGGAGGAGTTGTGATGTATATTTAA
- a CDS encoding SelD-related putative sulfur metabolism protein → MEEVFERFRKNLEIYNKMGLNPLSLATGCAVKVDLIDTVYPALEKIKNKLENIEILPREDADIFITREKMEIKRIIGGGDFDADRGVSLIQVNQDTAGNPEKFANFLLKAYSSIRSRRKLTIGKGHSIVTTIPSAEVAVLDLIKLDGNKINSYTLANNDTIQIVDPLEDPGSQMQVDVAISNSLNDLFTKGAYQNLRMLPLFDAPNSDLKERIMKNYENYSEKYNIPIINDVQPNTKSLMLGATVLGESDHELPTYYNKVEEGDEIIVTRPIGELAPINVYLWILVVPEVLELMESRGISFNRLEKVKMEVIEQMRKPNIPTAKVIYNYLPEFGKEFDRENYITMTTDVTGPGIFVIKEFAEKAGIDVKLDKIPVIDEEIAEFATEGFIIPNSTSGTNGATVIFCSKKISDNIMEDLQKEGLKPIKIGKVLGKGKGVVHVNKDIERFIHRKNVLSHFKID, encoded by the coding sequence ATGGAAGAAGTATTTGAAAGATTTAGGAAAAACTTGGAAATTTATAATAAGATGGGGTTAAATCCATTATCGCTAGCCACTGGTTGTGCAGTGAAAGTTGATTTAATAGACACAGTTTATCCTGCATTAGAAAAAATAAAGAATAAGCTAGAGAATATAGAAATATTACCCAGAGAAGATGCAGATATTTTTATCACGCGGGAGAAAATGGAAATAAAAAGAATAATAGGCGGAGGGGATTTTGATGCGGATAGGGGAGTTAGTTTAATCCAAGTTAATCAAGATACTGCAGGAAACCCTGAAAAATTTGCTAACTTTTTATTGAAGGCATATTCTTCTATCCGGAGTAGAAGAAAATTAACTATAGGAAAAGGTCATTCCATAGTAACGACTATCCCTAGTGCAGAAGTAGCTGTCCTAGATTTGATCAAATTAGATGGAAATAAAATCAATTCTTATACGCTAGCAAATAATGATACTATACAAATAGTAGATCCGCTTGAAGACCCAGGGTCACAAATGCAAGTTGATGTTGCTATATCAAATTCTCTGAACGATTTATTTACTAAGGGTGCTTATCAGAATTTAAGGATGCTACCTTTATTCGATGCACCTAACAGTGATTTAAAAGAGAGAATAATGAAAAATTATGAAAATTATTCAGAAAAATACAATATACCAATTATTAACGACGTTCAGCCAAACACTAAGAGCCTCATGTTAGGTGCTACGGTTTTAGGTGAATCAGACCACGAATTGCCAACGTATTATAATAAGGTTGAGGAAGGTGATGAGATAATCGTTACTCGTCCAATAGGCGAGTTAGCTCCAATTAACGTCTATCTTTGGATTTTAGTGGTTCCGGAAGTGCTTGAACTAATGGAAAGTAGAGGAATCTCTTTTAATCGGTTAGAAAAAGTTAAGATGGAAGTGATAGAACAAATGAGGAAGCCTAATATCCCAACAGCAAAAGTAATTTATAATTACTTGCCAGAATTTGGAAAGGAATTTGATAGAGAGAATTATATTACCATGACCACAGACGTTACCGGTCCAGGAATTTTTGTCATTAAAGAGTTTGCTGAAAAGGCGGGTATTGACGTTAAATTAGATAAGATTCCCGTAATAGATGAGGAGATTGCTGAGTTTGCGACTGAAGGCTTTATCATACCTAATTCTACTTCAGGGACTAATGGGGCTACAGTAATATTTTGCAGTAAGAAAATCTCTGATAACATAATGGAAGATTTGCAAAAAGAGGGATTAAAGCCAATAAAAATAGGCAAAGTGCTAGGCAAGGGTAAAGGAGTGGTTCACGTTAATAAGGATATAGAGAGGTTTATTCATAGAAAAAATGTATTATCTCACTTCAAAATTGATTAA
- a CDS encoding dioxygenase, with protein MMKGYYISHGSPLLLIEENKWKETLRNLGRKIRKEIDPEVAIIISPHFFSWNGKFLIETQEKLECIQDYYGFPEETYKYCYSAENDTDTVNNLLSTGLFTPDNNWGLDHGAWIPLYYMFPEGIKVVTISINDKPVEEHYKIGEAIAKVVNKRAIIIGTGSPTHRLDLYYFKVSPKESKFDMILKDLLLKGDFSGIMKLEGSKEWKEAQPEGFLRPLYIVMGAVKPRKASIIDYSIPWPGVSMIAVEFFDK; from the coding sequence ATCATGAAGGGTTACTACATATCTCACGGTTCTCCTCTTCTTTTAATTGAGGAAAATAAATGGAAAGAAACCTTACGTAATTTAGGAAGGAAAATTAGGAAAGAAATAGACCCAGAAGTAGCAATAATCATTAGCCCTCACTTTTTCTCATGGAATGGAAAATTTTTGATAGAAACTCAAGAAAAATTAGAATGCATACAAGACTACTACGGATTTCCAGAGGAAACCTATAAGTATTGTTATTCTGCAGAAAACGATACTGACACTGTGAATAACTTGCTTTCTACCGGTCTTTTCACTCCAGATAATAATTGGGGCCTAGATCATGGAGCATGGATTCCCCTTTATTACATGTTTCCAGAAGGGATTAAAGTAGTTACAATTTCAATAAACGACAAGCCTGTAGAGGAGCATTATAAAATCGGTGAAGCAATAGCTAAAGTAGTTAATAAGAGAGCAATAATTATAGGCACTGGTTCTCCTACTCATAGATTAGATTTATACTATTTCAAGGTATCCCCTAAGGAGAGCAAATTTGATATGATACTTAAGGACTTATTATTAAAAGGGGATTTTAGCGGTATTATGAAGCTGGAAGGTTCTAAAGAATGGAAAGAGGCTCAACCAGAAGGATTTTTAAGACCTTTATACATAGTGATGGGAGCCGTAAAACCTAGAAAAGCAAGTATCATTGATTATTCAATACCTTGGCCCGGAGTAAGTATGATTGCTGTAGAGTTTTTTGACAAATGA
- a CDS encoding sulfocyanin-like copper-binding protein, with protein MRALSKIGAVILILIFGGTAVMAGFLAYNFAKVTYPVHCYHPTVSTTTPVTTTVSTTQITHNLLPYNPSTKTVYLYIASLDSGFPYNFNGTSDGELHIFIPAGWKVCVIYTNYEPIDHNFIIVKNTTAVPHCSIIPSSNIILYVGVSSSNYFDSGISSGASATGSIVLSPGYYWFACGYEDHAESGMWGVIECSSSITQPYYEVTNEEIEEDEEDEE; from the coding sequence ATGAGAGCGTTAAGTAAAATAGGGGCTGTGATACTAATACTCATTTTCGGCGGAACTGCAGTAATGGCAGGCTTTTTAGCATATAACTTTGCAAAAGTGACTTACCCAGTTCATTGCTACCATCCAACGGTAAGCACTACAACTCCAGTAACAACCACTGTATCAACAACTCAAATTACCCACAACTTATTGCCTTATAATCCTTCTACTAAGACTGTTTATTTGTATATTGCTAGTTTGGATAGTGGTTTTCCGTATAATTTTAACGGAACTTCTGACGGTGAGTTGCATATCTTTATTCCCGCAGGTTGGAAGGTTTGTGTGATTTATACTAATTATGAGCCAATTGATCATAATTTCATTATTGTAAAGAATACTACTGCAGTACCACATTGTAGTATAATACCGTCCTCAAACATTATATTATACGTTGGAGTATCAAGCAGTAACTACTTCGACTCAGGAATATCCTCAGGAGCATCAGCAACAGGATCAATAGTACTATCACCAGGCTACTACTGGTTCGCTTGCGGATATGAAGACCACGCAGAAAGCGGAATGTGGGGAGTAATAGAATGCTCATCATCAATAACACAACCATACTACGAAGTAACCAATGAAGAAATAGAAGAAGATGAAGAAGACGAAGAATAA
- a CDS encoding LPXTG cell wall anchor domain-containing protein — protein sequence MIVVNVFVLLTAATSASPSSIPFENFFGFLLAGLAILAGIGYYLLMRKKAI from the coding sequence ATGATTGTGGTAAACGTGTTTGTCCTTCTAACTGCAGCTACGTCAGCGTCTCCTTCAAGTATCCCATTCGAGAACTTTTTTGGTTTCTTGTTAGCTGGTTTAGCCATATTAGCAGGGATAGGATACTATCTCTTAATGAGGAAGAAGGCAATCTAA
- the soxA gene encoding proton pump complex quinol oxidase subunit SoxA, whose amino-acid sequence MSAKHRDWEKIWFGVMLILVIIFVAWSYESILTGSTATYRYGLPLKCGLPSKLPNGTLVIYMLAVQWAWIPQNVSEIIYLPNGTVQQVLITDAIMYVDGFPYIKVYPKQPIELILYSNNVVHAFYIQLPHGDQNWNIVPGIDSYAFFYAPATPGNYSFHCAEYCGVGHSYMYGYFDVQ is encoded by the coding sequence ATGAGTGCAAAACATAGAGATTGGGAGAAAATATGGTTCGGTGTAATGTTAATACTCGTAATAATTTTCGTGGCGTGGTCTTACGAGTCGATACTAACTGGCTCAACTGCTACATATAGATACGGCTTACCTTTAAAGTGCGGTCTCCCTTCAAAGCTACCTAATGGAACCTTAGTAATTTACATGCTTGCAGTTCAGTGGGCTTGGATACCGCAAAATGTATCTGAAATAATTTACCTGCCAAACGGTACAGTTCAACAAGTCTTAATTACAGACGCAATAATGTATGTTGACGGTTTCCCATATATTAAGGTCTATCCTAAGCAGCCAATAGAATTAATACTTTATAGTAACAACGTTGTCCACGCATTTTATATACAATTACCTCACGGAGATCAGAACTGGAATATTGTGCCGGGAATAGATAGCTATGCGTTCTTCTACGCTCCAGCAACTCCCGGTAACTACTCGTTCCATTGTGCTGAATACTGCGGCGTTGGTCATTCTTACATGTACGGATATTTTGATGTACAATAA